Proteins encoded by one window of Paenibacillus sp. DCT19:
- the opp1B gene encoding nickel/cobalt ABC transporter permease, translated as MGSYIVKRILLAIPLLIVISFITFVLINLSPLEPAVVVLQAQEVPQITAELIAQTNKELGFDQPFLIQYMNWAIAVMQFDFGHSYVSGESVWTLIGPAFLNTLKLTLVSSVFIIALSILLGVVCAMREGKLLDQSVRGISFFLTAMPSYWLAAIMIWYFSVKLDLLPTSGMDSYRSYILPVIVITVSYTGIYFRTVRSSMLSNMNEDYVLYARASGLSERKVMLHILRNSLQVAVSIFCMAIPIVLGSTVVIENVFAWPGLGRLSVKSILSRDFPIIQAYVLILAVTFVLFNTLSDIINAAMNPRLRKEF; from the coding sequence ATGGGAAGTTATATCGTCAAACGAATTCTGTTAGCTATCCCTTTACTGATTGTCATTTCATTTATAACGTTTGTGCTCATTAACCTATCGCCGTTAGAACCAGCTGTCGTGGTATTACAGGCACAGGAAGTTCCTCAGATTACGGCTGAGCTCATTGCCCAAACGAATAAAGAACTGGGTTTTGATCAGCCGTTCCTGATCCAATATATGAACTGGGCGATAGCCGTCATGCAGTTTGATTTTGGTCACTCGTATGTATCCGGTGAGTCTGTCTGGACGCTAATTGGCCCGGCTTTTCTGAATACGTTGAAATTAACGCTGGTTTCCTCGGTATTTATTATCGCGTTATCGATTCTACTAGGTGTGGTCTGTGCCATGCGGGAAGGAAAACTACTGGATCAATCAGTCAGAGGCATTTCATTTTTCCTCACGGCGATGCCGTCCTACTGGCTTGCTGCCATCATGATCTGGTACTTCTCCGTCAAGCTGGATCTATTGCCGACCAGTGGCATGGACTCGTATCGCAGCTATATTCTGCCGGTTATTGTGATTACGGTTAGTTATACGGGCATTTATTTTAGAACTGTTCGCAGCTCCATGTTAAGCAATATGAATGAGGATTATGTGTTGTACGCGCGGGCAAGCGGTCTGAGTGAAAGGAAGGTCATGCTTCATATTTTGCGTAATTCACTGCAAGTGGCGGTATCGATCTTCTGCATGGCCATTCCTATTGTGCTGGGCAGCACCGTTGTCATTGAAAATGTATTTGCTTGGCCAGGACTCGGCAGGCTTAGTGTGAAGTCCATTTTAAGTAGAGATTTTCCGATTATTCAGGCTTATGTGCTTATTTTGGCTGTCACGTTTGTCCTGTTCAACACACTTTCCGACATTATCAATGCTGCGATGAATCCAAGGTTAAGAAAGGAATTCTGA
- the nikA gene encoding nickel ABC transporter substrate-binding protein translates to MLMLVSVLVLIAGCGQPNEASTEPANLEVQSELIYASAKDINDMNPHLYTGSMPAQGMVYESLVENTPDGIKPLLAESWDISADGKNYTFHLRQGVKFHDGEPFNAEAVKQNIEAVQANAEKHAWIKLSTKITSVEVIDEHTVVLTLSDAYYPAMVELSMTRPYVFISPKDFIDGGTKDGVSGHHGTGPYKLTAHKVEESATFEANEEYWAGAPQIKKITSKVLPAGETTFLALQKGEINVVFTDDRGADSIDVEAMERLAQSGDYQVVRSEAMNTSMIVANSSRQGSPVQETAVREALWYAIDRETISNDIFNGTQTVANTLFSSNVNYANVDLKRREYNPETAKALLDQAGWTAAAGEAVRTKSGQPLTMKLYYDSNSSSQKIQAEIIQHAGKELGIGLELVGEESTSIANRRATGEYDLLFNQTWGLAYDPQSTIAAFTSDSAYKHTTSGIAQADELYRKIDEVMVSTDETSRKSLYADIMKIVHDEAVFIPITNGRVTVVAPQNLEGIGFKQTQYELPFEQMNFK, encoded by the coding sequence ATGTTGATGCTGGTATCTGTTCTGGTTCTTATTGCTGGTTGCGGGCAACCCAATGAGGCTTCGACAGAGCCTGCTAACCTTGAAGTCCAAAGTGAATTAATCTATGCGTCAGCCAAAGATATTAACGATATGAACCCTCACCTATATACAGGCTCGATGCCTGCCCAAGGGATGGTATACGAGTCTCTAGTGGAGAACACACCGGACGGAATTAAGCCATTGTTGGCTGAATCTTGGGATATCTCAGCGGATGGGAAGAACTATACATTTCATTTGCGCCAAGGGGTGAAGTTTCATGATGGTGAGCCCTTTAACGCAGAGGCCGTGAAACAGAACATTGAAGCCGTACAGGCCAACGCTGAAAAACATGCCTGGATTAAATTGTCCACCAAAATTACGAGTGTGGAAGTCATTGATGAGCACACCGTGGTCTTGACACTATCAGATGCCTATTATCCAGCAATGGTCGAATTGTCTATGACACGACCATATGTGTTCATTTCACCGAAGGATTTTATTGACGGTGGAACCAAAGACGGCGTAAGCGGACACCATGGCACAGGGCCATACAAGCTTACTGCACATAAGGTTGAAGAGAGCGCTACCTTTGAAGCCAATGAAGAATACTGGGCAGGAGCACCCCAAATTAAGAAAATCACGTCTAAGGTGCTTCCGGCAGGAGAAACCACATTTTTGGCACTGCAAAAGGGAGAAATCAACGTTGTGTTCACAGATGATCGGGGTGCGGACAGCATCGATGTTGAAGCGATGGAACGGTTAGCTCAATCAGGCGATTATCAGGTCGTCCGAAGTGAGGCGATGAATACAAGTATGATCGTTGCTAACAGCAGCAGACAAGGCAGCCCAGTGCAAGAAACGGCTGTTCGGGAAGCGCTGTGGTATGCCATTGACCGGGAGACGATCAGCAACGATATTTTCAATGGAACCCAGACGGTAGCGAATACACTATTTTCATCCAACGTTAACTACGCCAATGTTGATCTGAAGCGGCGAGAATATAATCCAGAAACGGCAAAAGCACTGTTGGATCAAGCAGGCTGGACAGCAGCGGCAGGAGAAGCTGTAAGAACGAAGAGCGGTCAGCCTTTAACGATGAAACTATACTATGACAGCAACTCCTCCTCACAGAAAATTCAAGCCGAGATAATTCAACATGCAGGAAAAGAATTGGGGATTGGGCTGGAGCTTGTGGGCGAAGAATCAACTTCCATCGCTAATCGAAGAGCGACTGGAGAATACGATCTGTTGTTCAATCAGACCTGGGGACTTGCTTATGATCCTCAAAGCACCATTGCTGCGTTTACATCAGATTCGGCGTACAAGCACACAACGAGTGGTATAGCTCAAGCAGATGAACTGTATCGGAAGATTGACGAGGTTATGGTATCTACGGATGAGACATCCCGGAAGTCCTTATACGCCGATATTATGAAAATCGTGCATGATGAGGCGGTATTCATCCCCATTACGAATGGACGTGTGACGGTGGTTGCTCCCCAGAACCTGGAGGGCATTGGATTCAAACAGACGCAGTATGAATTGCCTTTTGAACAGATGAATTTTAAATAG